Proteins found in one Pectobacterium atrosepticum genomic segment:
- the cheY gene encoding chemotaxis protein CheY: MADKELRFLVVDDFSTMRRIVRNLLKELGFNNVEEAEDGSDALNKLRSGAFDFVISDWNMPNMDGLELLQTIRADGALSKLPVLMVTAEAKKENIIAAAQAGASGYVVKPFTAATLEEKLSKIFEKLGM, encoded by the coding sequence ATGGCCGATAAAGAACTCAGATTTCTGGTAGTGGATGATTTTTCGACAATGCGCCGAATTGTCCGTAACCTGCTTAAGGAACTGGGCTTTAATAACGTAGAAGAGGCAGAAGATGGCTCAGATGCGCTGAATAAGCTTCGCTCCGGTGCTTTTGATTTCGTCATTTCTGACTGGAATATGCCCAATATGGATGGATTGGAGCTATTGCAGACTATTCGTGCTGACGGCGCGCTTTCCAAGCTTCCCGTACTGATGGTAACGGCAGAAGCGAAGAAAGAGAACATTATTGCTGCAGCACAAGCAGGTGCTAGCGGCTATGTAGTTAAACCATTTACTGCAGCTACCCTCGAAGAAAAACTAAGTAAGATTTTCGAAAAATTGGGTATGTAA
- a CDS encoding chemotaxis response regulator protein-glutamate methylesterase, giving the protein MSKIRVLCVDDSALMRQIMTEIINSHPDMEVVATAPDPLVARDLIKKFNPQVLTLDVEMPRMDGLDFLEKLMRLRPMPVVMVSSLTGKGSEITLRALELGAIDFVTKPQLGIREGMLAYSELIAEKIRMAAKARLPQRSTTAEPTKIIQHMPLLSSEKLIAIGASTGGTEAIRHVLQPLPPTSPALLITQHMPPGFTKSFAERLNKLCQITVKEAEDGERVLPGHAYIAPGARHLELARSGANYQVRLNDGPPVNRHRPSVDVLFRSVAQYAGRNAVGVILTGMGNDGAAGMLELHQAGAYTLAQNEASCVVFGMPREAIAMGGVDEVVDLHQVSQRMLAQISAGQALRI; this is encoded by the coding sequence GACTGAAATAATTAATAGCCATCCTGATATGGAAGTTGTCGCGACTGCGCCAGACCCATTAGTTGCTCGTGATTTGATTAAAAAATTCAATCCTCAGGTATTAACGCTGGACGTTGAAATGCCGCGCATGGATGGGCTGGATTTTCTTGAAAAGCTTATGCGCCTGCGCCCGATGCCTGTTGTAATGGTGTCATCTTTAACGGGAAAAGGCTCTGAAATTACGCTTCGCGCTCTGGAGCTTGGTGCTATTGATTTTGTCACCAAACCGCAGTTAGGTATCCGCGAGGGGATGCTTGCATACAGCGAACTGATTGCGGAAAAAATTCGCATGGCAGCGAAGGCGCGTCTGCCGCAACGTAGTACAACGGCAGAGCCAACAAAAATTATTCAGCATATGCCATTGCTCAGTAGTGAAAAACTAATCGCGATTGGTGCATCCACAGGGGGAACGGAAGCGATACGGCATGTATTACAACCCCTGCCGCCGACAAGTCCTGCGTTATTGATTACACAGCACATGCCTCCGGGCTTTACGAAATCTTTCGCCGAGCGTTTGAATAAGTTATGCCAGATTACGGTGAAAGAAGCAGAAGATGGGGAACGTGTCCTTCCTGGACATGCCTATATTGCGCCGGGGGCTCGCCATCTTGAGTTGGCGCGCAGTGGGGCAAACTACCAGGTACGTTTAAATGATGGACCACCCGTCAATCGGCATCGTCCATCTGTTGATGTGTTATTCCGTTCGGTTGCCCAATACGCTGGGCGAAATGCCGTAGGGGTAATCCTCACGGGAATGGGGAATGATGGGGCGGCCGGCATGTTGGAACTCCATCAGGCTGGTGCTTATACTCTGGCCCAAAATGAAGCAAGTTGTGTGGTTTTTGGGATGCCACGTGAAGCGATTGCGATGGGTGGCGTCGATGAAGTGGTGGATTTGCACCAGGTGAGCCAGCGAATGTTGGCACAAATCTCTGCCGGACAGGCATTACGTATATAA
- the cheZ gene encoding protein phosphatase CheZ yields MTPQMPSVNDTASATEIISRIGQLTRMLRDSLKELGLDNAIAEAAEAIPDARDRLDYVVQMTAQAAERALNCVEAAQPRQNLLEADAKSLKVRWDEWFENPIELADARELVTDTRSYLEDVPQHTSFTNAQLLEIMMAQDFQDLTGQVIKRMMDVVQEIEKQLLMVLLDNIPEKPDAPKRVNDGLLNGPQLDKGAAGIVANQDQVDDLLDSLGF; encoded by the coding sequence ATGACGCCACAGATGCCGTCCGTGAACGACACAGCTTCAGCAACCGAGATTATTTCGCGTATCGGCCAATTGACTCGTATGCTGCGCGACAGTTTGAAAGAACTGGGTCTCGATAATGCGATAGCAGAAGCAGCAGAGGCTATTCCTGATGCACGCGATCGTCTTGACTATGTAGTCCAGATGACTGCGCAAGCGGCAGAACGTGCTCTGAACTGCGTAGAGGCTGCGCAACCACGTCAGAACCTGCTAGAAGCTGATGCTAAATCTCTGAAGGTACGTTGGGATGAATGGTTTGAAAATCCAATCGAACTGGCCGATGCCCGCGAATTAGTGACGGATACGCGTAGCTATCTTGAAGATGTACCACAGCATACCTCGTTTACCAACGCTCAGCTGTTGGAAATTATGATGGCGCAGGATTTCCAGGACCTTACCGGTCAGGTAATCAAGCGTATGATGGATGTTGTTCAAGAGATTGAAAAACAACTGCTGATGGTGTTGCTTGACAATATTCCAGAAAAACCAGATGCACCTAAGCGTGTAAATGATGGTCTTCTGAATGGACCTCAGTTGGATAAAGGTGCAGCTGGTATCGTAGCCAATCAGGATCAGGTTGACGACCTTCTGGATAGTCTCGGATTCTAA